Within Kryptolebias marmoratus isolate JLee-2015 unplaced genomic scaffold, ASM164957v2 Scaffold215, whole genome shotgun sequence, the genomic segment AGAAGAACCCTGCAGAACTCCCATGTACCGCTTGTTCCTCAGGATGTTCTCACCTGTGACTCATGAGGCTTCCAGCCAATCATGTAGAGGATCTGGAAGGTGGCGGGAACGGCGCCGTCGTCGCCGCCGTACATCTCTGAAACGATCCAAACAGAGTCCGagtcaaacagctgctgcctcaGAGGAGCCCTGATGAAACTATTCTGACCGCTCGCCTGCAGGAGGCGCTCTCTGCAGGAGGTGCCTTGCAGGAGGCTCTCTGCAGGAGGTGCCTTGCAGGAGGCTCTCTGCAGGAGGCGCTCTCTGCAGGAGGCGCTCTGCAGGAGGTGCTCTGCAGGAGGTGCTCTCTGCAGGAGGCGCTCTGCAGGAGGTGCTCTGCAGGAGGCGCTCTGCAGGAGGTGCTCTGCAGGAGGCGCTCTCTGCAGGAGGTGCTCTGTGGGAGGCGCTCTTTAGACCCTTTCtgtgagaaacaggaagtgactgaCTGACGTGTTTGTTTGAGTAACGATTAGCAGATCTgtttaaatctgtccactgtGGAAAACAGAAGTGTCAGAAATggagctgaggtcagaggtcagaggtcagagctgAATCACATGTTTACTGTTTGACCTGAAGGCTTCATGTCCTTCATGTCCTTCATGTCCTCAGAGCTCTGCTGGTCTCAGACATGACTCAGCTGTAAAATAATAGgtagttttttatgttaatgttttCTCAGGTTAATGTCCAGAATTTAACTGTTATTTTACTTCCTTCTTATTAACGCCTCAATATTTCATTAACAGTCTCCAGGAGGAAAACACACCTCTGTtggattaaaatcattttaaggaACTATCTCTCTTttcaaactgagcagaaaaacaaactgcaggcTTGAGTCTGACATGGAGACGTGGTGCAGCAGCTTCTCGTTAAGCCTCCTCCTTAATAACCCACCTTTATAAATGGCTGCAGCTGCTAAGATGGAGTCTCTGTGCAGCAGCGACTTCCTA encodes:
- the LOC108229603 gene encoding arginine-hydroxylase NDUFAF5, mitochondrial-like; this encodes MDVSAGMGESNCSWNRKSLLHRDSILAAAAIYKEMYGGDDGAVPATFQILYMIGWKPHESQAKPLKRGSATASFGDLSRINQLSGSEKS